A genome region from Verrucomicrobiota bacterium includes the following:
- a CDS encoding phosphoglycerate kinase, whose amino-acid sequence MAKLTVNDIDVRGKRVFMRVDYNVPMEEKDGQMVVTDVTRIQETLPTLKLLIEKGGKLILSAHLGRPDGKRESTMSLAPVAVKLQEMTGRNVTFVDDCIGEKVETAVAAMKDGDIVLLENVRFYAEEEKNDPAFSEKMAKVADIYVNDAFGSAHRAHASTEGVARVVAKRGGKCAAGLLMERELKFLGDELDKPVRPFVVILGGAKVSDKIKVIDRLLEKADSILIGGAMAYTFRLAQGYKTGKSLVEADKVDIAKSALAKAKAKNVQFLLPVDDVVATPVKTEKLDKKGKPVIEFQNPTVSSDLNCPDNAAGLDIGPATVKAYSDVLAKAKTVLWNGPMGLFENKDFAKGTFAVAQAVADATQKGAKSIIGGGDSVKALNKAKLGDKVTFMSTGGGASLEFLEGKVLPGVAALSEK is encoded by the coding sequence ACGCGTGTTTATGCGCGTGGATTATAACGTGCCCATGGAAGAAAAAGACGGCCAGATGGTCGTCACGGATGTCACCCGCATCCAGGAAACGCTGCCCACCCTCAAGCTGCTCATTGAAAAGGGCGGTAAACTCATTTTGTCGGCGCACCTCGGTCGTCCCGATGGCAAGCGCGAATCCACCATGTCCTTGGCCCCGGTGGCGGTCAAGCTCCAGGAAATGACCGGTCGCAACGTGACCTTTGTGGATGATTGTATCGGCGAGAAGGTTGAAACGGCGGTGGCGGCCATGAAGGATGGCGATATCGTCCTGCTGGAAAACGTTCGCTTTTATGCGGAAGAAGAGAAGAACGATCCGGCCTTCTCTGAAAAGATGGCCAAGGTGGCGGATATTTATGTGAACGACGCGTTCGGTTCCGCCCATCGCGCGCACGCCTCTACTGAAGGGGTGGCCCGCGTGGTCGCCAAGCGCGGTGGCAAATGCGCCGCCGGTCTGCTCATGGAACGCGAACTCAAGTTCCTCGGCGATGAACTCGACAAACCGGTGCGTCCGTTTGTGGTCATCCTGGGTGGGGCCAAGGTCTCCGACAAAATCAAGGTCATTGACCGCCTGCTCGAAAAGGCCGACTCCATTCTCATCGGTGGCGCCATGGCGTACACCTTCCGCCTGGCTCAGGGGTACAAGACCGGAAAATCCCTGGTGGAAGCTGATAAGGTGGATATTGCCAAGTCCGCCCTCGCCAAAGCCAAGGCGAAGAATGTGCAATTCCTGCTCCCGGTGGACGACGTGGTCGCCACCCCGGTGAAAACCGAAAAGCTCGACAAGAAGGGCAAGCCAGTCATCGAATTCCAAAACCCCACGGTCAGCAGCGACCTGAACTGCCCGGACAACGCGGCGGGTCTGGACATCGGCCCGGCGACCGTCAAGGCATACTCGGACGTGCTGGCCAAGGCCAAAACGGTGCTGTGGAACGGCCCGATGGGGCTGTTCGAGAACAAGGATTTCGCCAAGGGCACCTTCGCGGTGGCCCAAGCTGTGGCGGATGCCACCCAGAAGGGGGCCAAGAGCATCATTGGCGGCGGCGACAGCGTGAAGGCGCTGAACAAAGCCAAACTCGGTGATAAAGTCACCTTCATGAGCACTGGCGGCGGTGCGAGCCTGGAATTCCTGGAAGGCAAGGTCCTCCCGGGTGTCGCAGCCCT